A genome region from Bradyrhizobium sp. WSM1417 includes the following:
- a CDS encoding acyl-CoA dehydrogenase → MNFDDTPQEAEFRATARAWIGANAPKQYEDELRKSSLGRTQLKNANILDVAKAWQKKKADAGWACLHWPKEYGGRGSSPIERVIWQQEEGPFGQLSRMFIIGHGMCGPTMMAFAREEHKRAYLPPLASGEKVWCQLFSEPAGGSDVAGLRTRAEKDGDDWVINGQKIWTSGAHYSDYGILLTRTDPTVPKHKGLTMFFLDMKSPGVEVRPIKQASGASDFNEVYFTNVRIPDHQRLGEVGDGWNVSLTTLMNERSAIGAAVSTGFPELFEYCSSLMLDGGPAIEDRAVRAKLANWAVKASGLKYTSMRAISALSKGERPGPENSIGKLVAGSMIQDVATYALDLQGAGGVVSGENAELAGRFQAMLLRAPGTRVEGGTDEIMRNIIAERVLGLPGDIRVDKDVPFNKIPTKGRG, encoded by the coding sequence ATGAACTTCGACGATACCCCGCAGGAAGCCGAATTCCGCGCCACCGCGCGCGCCTGGATCGGTGCGAATGCACCGAAGCAATACGAGGACGAGCTCCGCAAGTCCTCGCTCGGCCGCACGCAATTGAAGAACGCCAACATCCTCGACGTTGCAAAGGCCTGGCAGAAGAAGAAGGCGGATGCCGGCTGGGCCTGTCTGCACTGGCCGAAGGAGTATGGTGGCCGCGGCTCGTCACCGATCGAACGTGTGATCTGGCAGCAGGAAGAGGGGCCGTTCGGTCAGCTATCCCGCATGTTCATCATCGGCCACGGCATGTGCGGGCCGACCATGATGGCGTTCGCGCGCGAGGAGCATAAGCGCGCCTATCTGCCGCCGCTCGCCTCCGGCGAAAAGGTCTGGTGCCAGCTGTTCTCCGAGCCCGCCGGCGGCTCCGACGTCGCTGGGTTGCGAACCCGCGCGGAAAAGGACGGCGACGACTGGGTGATCAACGGCCAGAAGATCTGGACGTCGGGCGCGCATTATTCCGACTACGGAATTTTGCTCACCCGCACTGATCCGACCGTGCCCAAGCACAAGGGCCTGACCATGTTCTTCCTGGATATGAAGAGCCCGGGCGTCGAGGTGCGGCCGATCAAACAGGCGAGCGGCGCTTCCGACTTCAACGAGGTTTATTTCACCAACGTCCGCATTCCCGATCATCAGCGCCTTGGCGAGGTCGGTGACGGCTGGAACGTCTCGCTGACGACGCTGATGAACGAGCGCAGCGCGATCGGCGCGGCCGTCTCGACCGGCTTCCCCGAGCTGTTCGAATATTGCTCCAGCCTGATGCTGGACGGTGGCCCTGCCATCGAGGATCGTGCGGTGCGCGCGAAGCTGGCGAACTGGGCAGTGAAGGCGAGCGGGCTGAAATACACCAGCATGCGCGCGATCTCCGCGCTGTCGAAGGGCGAGCGCCCGGGACCGGAAAATTCCATCGGCAAGCTGGTGGCGGGATCGATGATCCAGGATGTCGCGACTTACGCACTGGACTTGCAGGGTGCGGGCGGAGTGGTTAGCGGCGAGAATGCCGAACTCGCCGGCCGCTTCCAGGCGATGCTGCTGCGCGCGCCGGGCACCCGTGTCGAAGGCGGCACCGACGAGATCATGCGCAACATCATCGCCGAGCGGGTGTTGGGCCTGCCCGGCGACATCAGGGTCGACAAGGACGTGCCGTTCAACAAGATCCCGACGAAGGGACGAGGCTGA
- a CDS encoding acyl-CoA dehydrogenase family protein: MNFDFSDDQKQLRDQARKFLTEKCSPKAVRAVLDGKAPYDKELWKGLAEMGFLGVAIPEDFGGAGAGHLELCVIAEEMGRANAPVPFSSTVYLAAEALLIAGNEAQKKKWLPAIASGEAIGTLALFEGKGNPSPKTIKLTAANGVLNGVKKPVADGAIADFAVVAARTGSSGRDGDISLFVVDLKDGGVEVKSLTNLDPTRGQAEITFRDCKAEPLGAAGEGWSILTQVLDRAAVLCAFEQVGGSDRALEMGRDYALDRIAFGRQIGSFQAVKHMLADMYVSATLARSNSYYGAWALSTNAAELPEAAAAARISATQAFQHCAKNNIQVHGGMGFTWEFDCHMYYRRANAMALGLGSLSYWEDQLIDRMRKKNAA, from the coding sequence ATGAACTTCGATTTTTCCGACGACCAGAAGCAGCTCCGCGATCAGGCGCGCAAATTCCTCACCGAGAAATGCTCGCCCAAAGCTGTACGCGCAGTCCTCGACGGCAAGGCGCCATACGACAAGGAACTCTGGAAGGGCCTCGCCGAGATGGGTTTTCTCGGTGTCGCTATTCCCGAGGATTTTGGTGGCGCCGGCGCCGGTCATCTCGAGCTTTGCGTGATCGCTGAAGAGATGGGCCGGGCGAACGCGCCGGTGCCGTTTTCCTCCACGGTGTATCTCGCTGCTGAAGCGCTGCTGATCGCGGGCAATGAGGCGCAGAAGAAGAAATGGTTGCCGGCGATTGCCTCGGGCGAGGCGATCGGCACGCTGGCGCTGTTCGAGGGAAAAGGCAATCCGTCACCGAAGACCATCAAGCTCACGGCTGCGAATGGCGTACTCAATGGCGTCAAGAAGCCGGTCGCGGATGGCGCGATCGCCGACTTCGCGGTGGTCGCGGCACGGACGGGATCGAGCGGACGCGACGGCGATATCTCCTTGTTCGTTGTCGATCTCAAGGACGGCGGCGTCGAGGTGAAAAGCCTGACCAATCTCGATCCGACCCGCGGGCAGGCCGAGATCACTTTCAGGGATTGCAAGGCCGAGCCGCTGGGCGCGGCCGGCGAAGGCTGGAGCATCTTGACTCAAGTGCTCGACCGCGCCGCGGTGCTCTGCGCGTTCGAGCAGGTCGGCGGCTCCGACCGTGCGCTGGAGATGGGCCGCGACTACGCGCTCGACCGCATCGCCTTCGGCCGACAGATCGGTTCGTTCCAGGCCGTCAAGCACATGCTGGCGGACATGTATGTGTCGGCGACGCTGGCGCGCTCCAATAGCTATTACGGCGCCTGGGCGCTCTCGACCAACGCCGCGGAGCTGCCGGAAGCCGCTGCCGCGGCCCGCATCAGCGCGACGCAGGCGTTCCAGCACTGCGCCAAGAACAACATCCAGGTCCACGGCGGCATGGGATTCACCTGGGAGTTCGACTGCCACATGTACTACCGCCGCGCCAACGCCATGGCGCTCGGTCTCGGCAGCCTCTCCTATTGGGAAGACCAATTGATCGATCGCATGCGCAAGAAGAACGCGGCGTAG
- a CDS encoding AMP-binding protein → MSGSAAAVMTKPAFRKVKWLARDIDVERRDDGTVVLKSRIPLQTYEKHIPASLAKWAKEAPERIWLAQRGGPSREWRKLSYGEAKRTVDALTQGLLNLALDGRPVTILSGNSIEHALMTQAAMQARVPAAPVSPAYSLMSHDHVKLKYLFDLIKPGVVMVQDGSTFEKALKALDLTGVTVVHVLRPCEGIESVSFAALAATAVTADVEASIAKITPETVGKLLFTSGSTGMPKAVINTQAMMCANAAMMMQVRPRDPSGPISTMLDWMPWNHTMGGNAAFHPILVDGGTLYIDDGRPMPGQFDETLRNLREISPTYYANVPAGYAALAAAMEKDEALCRSFFKNLSIMAYGGARLPDDLYDRMQALAVKTTGERIVFYTGWGSTETAPTSTGTYWDTERVGLIGLPFPGVELKMVPCGSKYELRLRGVNVTPGYFGQPDLTKKMFDEEGFYCIGDAGVFVDDTDPVKGIIFAGRVVEDFKLTTGTFVHVGSLRTDAIAAATPVVHDALVAGQDRAFIGLLAWPNLHACRQLVGKADLSFEDAVKHPEVIACFRRGLEAHNKECEGASSRIIARAMLMAEPPSIDGNELTDKGYINQRAGLERRAPLVERLYADKPDQDVIVLK, encoded by the coding sequence ATGAGTGGAAGCGCGGCGGCGGTGATGACGAAGCCCGCCTTTCGCAAGGTCAAGTGGCTTGCGCGCGACATCGATGTCGAGCGCCGCGACGACGGCACGGTGGTGCTGAAGTCGCGCATCCCGCTGCAAACCTACGAGAAGCATATCCCGGCTTCGCTGGCAAAATGGGCGAAGGAAGCGCCCGAGCGGATCTGGCTTGCCCAGCGCGGCGGCCCCAGCCGCGAATGGCGCAAATTGTCCTATGGCGAAGCCAAGCGCACCGTGGATGCGCTGACGCAAGGCCTGCTCAATCTCGCGCTCGACGGCCGACCGGTCACGATCCTCTCCGGAAATTCGATCGAGCACGCGTTGATGACGCAGGCGGCGATGCAGGCGCGGGTCCCCGCCGCGCCGGTCTCGCCGGCCTACTCCTTGATGAGCCATGATCACGTCAAGCTGAAGTACCTGTTCGACCTGATCAAGCCCGGCGTGGTGATGGTGCAGGACGGCTCGACCTTCGAGAAGGCGCTGAAGGCGCTCGATCTCACCGGCGTTACCGTCGTTCACGTCCTACGGCCCTGCGAGGGCATCGAGAGCGTCAGCTTTGCCGCGCTCGCGGCGACAGCCGTGACAGCCGACGTCGAAGCGTCGATCGCAAAGATCACGCCTGAGACCGTCGGCAAACTGCTGTTTACCTCGGGCTCCACCGGCATGCCCAAAGCGGTCATCAACACGCAAGCGATGATGTGCGCCAATGCGGCGATGATGATGCAGGTGCGGCCGCGCGATCCCAGCGGTCCGATCTCAACCATGCTGGACTGGATGCCCTGGAACCACACCATGGGCGGCAATGCGGCCTTCCACCCGATCCTGGTCGATGGCGGCACGCTCTATATCGATGACGGCCGGCCGATGCCGGGCCAATTCGATGAGACGCTGCGCAATCTGCGCGAAATCTCGCCGACCTATTACGCCAACGTCCCCGCCGGTTATGCCGCGCTCGCCGCCGCCATGGAGAAGGACGAGGCGCTGTGCCGATCCTTCTTCAAGAACCTCTCGATCATGGCCTATGGCGGCGCGCGGCTGCCGGACGATCTCTACGATCGCATGCAGGCCCTCGCCGTCAAGACCACCGGCGAGCGCATCGTGTTCTACACCGGCTGGGGCTCCACCGAGACCGCGCCGACCTCGACCGGCACCTATTGGGACACCGAGCGCGTCGGCCTCATCGGCCTGCCGTTCCCCGGCGTCGAGTTGAAGATGGTGCCGTGCGGCTCGAAATACGAGTTGCGCCTGCGTGGCGTCAACGTCACGCCTGGCTATTTCGGCCAGCCTGATCTGACGAAGAAGATGTTCGACGAGGAAGGTTTTTATTGCATCGGTGACGCCGGCGTCTTCGTCGACGACACCGATCCGGTGAAAGGCATCATCTTTGCCGGGCGCGTGGTGGAAGATTTCAAGCTGACCACCGGCACCTTCGTCCACGTCGGCTCGCTGCGCACCGATGCCATCGCGGCCGCGACGCCCGTCGTGCATGATGCGCTGGTCGCGGGGCAGGATCGCGCCTTCATCGGCCTGCTGGCCTGGCCGAACCTGCATGCCTGCCGCCAACTTGTCGGCAAGGCAGATCTCAGCTTCGAGGATGCAGTGAAGCATCCCGAGGTGATCGCCTGCTTCAGGCGCGGGCTGGAGGCTCACAACAAGGAGTGCGAAGGCGCCAGCAGCCGCATCATCGCGCGTGCCATGCTGATGGCCGAGCCGCCCTCGATCGACGGCAACGAGCTCACCGACAAGGGCTACATCAACCAGCGCGCCGGCCTCGAGCGCCGTGCCCCGCTGGTCGAGCGGCTTTATGCCGACAAGCCTGACCAGGACGTCATCGTTCTCAAGTAA
- a CDS encoding enoyl-CoA hydratase/isomerase family protein produces MSQPLLIEHNDGVDTVTLNRPEHLNALDPALIDALNAYFQGLQRNRDTRVVVLKGAGKNFCAGLDLKAAMARRAGQQEPPDVTESLDSQRRIADIVMLMRRCPQPILALVQGAAAGGGFALALASDIRIATRSARMNCAFIKLGLGGCDIGTSYFLPRLVGVSVASELILTGRFIGAERALAVGLVSEVVDEDKLDAAAEPYVDALITASPVGLRLSKECLNMSVDAGSLEAVIAMEDRNQVLCSRSEEFSEGIRAFLEKRKPVYIRR; encoded by the coding sequence ATGTCCCAACCGCTGCTGATCGAGCACAACGACGGCGTCGACACCGTGACGCTCAATCGTCCCGAACACCTCAACGCACTCGATCCTGCGCTGATCGACGCGCTCAACGCCTATTTCCAGGGCCTCCAGCGCAACCGCGATACGCGCGTTGTGGTGCTGAAGGGCGCCGGCAAGAATTTCTGTGCGGGCCTCGATCTCAAGGCTGCGATGGCGCGCCGTGCCGGGCAGCAGGAGCCGCCTGATGTGACCGAGTCGCTCGACTCACAGCGGCGCATCGCCGATATCGTGATGCTGATGCGGCGCTGTCCGCAGCCGATCCTCGCGCTGGTACAGGGCGCGGCCGCCGGTGGCGGCTTTGCACTTGCGCTCGCCTCCGACATCCGCATCGCGACGAGATCGGCGCGGATGAACTGCGCCTTCATCAAGCTCGGCCTTGGCGGCTGCGACATCGGCACCAGCTATTTCCTGCCACGCCTGGTCGGTGTCTCCGTGGCCTCGGAGCTGATCCTCACAGGACGCTTCATCGGCGCCGAACGCGCACTCGCGGTCGGGCTGGTCTCCGAGGTCGTTGACGAAGACAAGCTCGACGCCGCCGCCGAACCCTATGTCGACGCGCTCATCACGGCGTCGCCCGTGGGTCTGCGCCTGTCCAAGGAATGTCTCAACATGAGCGTCGATGCCGGATCGCTGGAAGCCGTGATCGCGATGGAGGATCGCAACCAGGTCCTGTGCAGCCGCTCCGAGGAATTTTCGGAAGGCATCAGGGCCTTCCTTGAGAAGCGAAAGCCTGTCTATATCAGGCGCTGA
- a CDS encoding SDR family NAD(P)-dependent oxidoreductase: MQLKDVAVLITGGGSGLGAATARAMAAKGAKIGVIDQSKENAEKVAAEVKGIALHADVTSEEQIKAAIAKAEAAHGVARVLMNCAGIGGSQRIVGRDGVYPLEKFARIINVNLIGTFNCLRLFAERLVTIEPVGEERGVIVNTASVAAYEGQIGQIAYAASKGGVVGLTLPAARDLASQKIRVNTIAPGLFLTPLLMGLNEEARKSLGAQVPHPARLGDANEYGSLAVHIVENPMLNGETIRLDGAIRMAPR, translated from the coding sequence ATGCAGTTGAAAGACGTAGCCGTTCTCATCACCGGCGGCGGGTCGGGCCTTGGTGCCGCGACCGCCCGCGCCATGGCCGCCAAGGGCGCCAAGATCGGCGTGATCGACCAGAGCAAGGAAAACGCCGAGAAGGTCGCCGCCGAAGTGAAGGGCATCGCGCTTCACGCCGATGTCACCAGCGAGGAGCAGATCAAGGCGGCGATCGCCAAGGCGGAAGCCGCGCACGGCGTCGCGCGTGTGCTGATGAACTGCGCCGGGATCGGCGGCTCGCAGCGCATCGTCGGCCGCGATGGGGTCTACCCGCTGGAGAAGTTCGCGCGTATCATCAATGTCAATCTGATCGGCACCTTCAACTGCCTGCGTCTGTTCGCCGAGCGCCTCGTCACGATCGAGCCGGTCGGTGAAGAGCGCGGCGTCATCGTCAACACGGCGTCGGTCGCGGCTTACGAAGGCCAGATCGGCCAGATCGCTTATGCGGCGTCGAAGGGCGGCGTCGTCGGTCTCACGCTGCCGGCCGCGCGCGACCTCGCGAGCCAGAAGATCCGCGTCAACACCATCGCGCCCGGCCTGTTCCTGACGCCGCTGCTGATGGGCTTGAACGAAGAGGCCCGCAAGAGCTTAGGGGCCCAGGTGCCGCATCCCGCGCGTCTCGGCGACGCCAATGAATACGGCTCGCTGGCCGTGCACATCGTCGAGAACCCGATGCTCAATGGCGAGACCATTCGCCTCGACGGCGCGATCCGCATGGCGCCGCGGTAG
- a CDS encoding TetR family transcriptional regulator: MLVAASELMIERSSIEISLSDIAQKSGANAALVKYHFGNKDGLLLALLERDAGTELSNLEYLLAQPITPTAKLKLHIGGIIRAYHRFPYMNRLIHYLLHESVAGSADEVSKFFVAPLLDFHRRLLAEGVSQGEFRATDPVLFYTSLIGACDHLFFGRHAMSRATGVGPVTDDVCRQYIKHMETLICGGILTNIEEAAAAG; the protein is encoded by the coding sequence TTGCTCGTGGCCGCGAGCGAGCTGATGATCGAACGCTCCTCGATCGAGATTTCGCTGAGCGACATCGCCCAGAAATCCGGGGCCAACGCCGCGCTGGTCAAATATCACTTCGGCAACAAGGACGGCCTGCTGCTGGCGCTGCTCGAGCGCGATGCGGGGACGGAACTGTCCAATCTCGAATATCTGCTGGCGCAGCCGATCACGCCGACCGCGAAGCTGAAGCTGCATATCGGCGGCATCATCCGCGCCTATCACCGGTTTCCGTATATGAACCGGCTGATCCACTATCTGCTGCACGAGAGCGTCGCGGGTTCCGCGGACGAAGTCTCGAAATTCTTCGTCGCGCCGTTGCTGGATTTCCATCGGCGCCTGCTCGCCGAAGGCGTCAGTCAGGGCGAATTCCGCGCCACCGATCCGGTGCTGTTCTACACCAGCCTGATCGGCGCCTGCGATCATTTGTTCTTCGGCCGGCACGCGATGTCGCGCGCGACCGGCGTCGGCCCGGTCACCGACGACGTTTGCCGGCAATACATCAAGCACATGGAAACGCTGATCTGCGGCGGCATCCTCACGAATATCGAGGAAGCTGCCGCGGCCGGATAA
- a CDS encoding acetyl-CoA C-acetyltransferase: MAEAYIVAAARTAGGRKGGRLAGWHPADLAAKVLDELVDRTKVDPALVEDVIMGCVMQVGEQSNNVARNAIMASKLPESVPGTSIDRQCGSSQQALHFAAQAVMSGAMDVVIAAGVESMTRVPMGLSSQLPAKNGFGNYKSPGIEQRYPNIVFSQFTGAEMMAEKYGLSKDELDEYSYNSHQRAIAATQAGRFRTEIVPLEITRADGSKDTHHIDEGIRFDATLDGIKGVKLIAENGKLSAASASQICDGASGVMVVNERGLKQLGVKPLARVHHMTMMGGDPVIMLDAPLHATKRALEKAGMTIDDIDLFEVNEAFASVPTGWLKTTGADPERLNVNGGAIALGHPLGGSGTKLMTTLVHALHQRGKRYGLQTMCEGGGMANVTIVERL, encoded by the coding sequence ATGGCCGAGGCTTACATCGTCGCCGCTGCGCGTACCGCCGGTGGGCGCAAGGGGGGCCGCCTCGCCGGATGGCATCCGGCCGATCTCGCTGCGAAGGTGCTGGACGAGCTGGTCGACCGCACCAAGGTCGACCCCGCTTTGGTCGAGGATGTGATCATGGGCTGCGTCATGCAGGTCGGCGAGCAGTCCAACAACGTCGCGCGCAACGCCATCATGGCCTCGAAACTGCCGGAGAGCGTGCCGGGCACCTCGATCGACCGCCAATGTGGCTCCTCGCAGCAGGCGCTGCACTTCGCAGCCCAGGCCGTCATGTCCGGCGCGATGGACGTGGTGATCGCCGCCGGCGTGGAATCGATGACGCGCGTGCCGATGGGCCTGTCGTCACAGCTTCCCGCCAAGAACGGCTTTGGCAACTACAAGAGCCCGGGTATCGAGCAGCGTTATCCGAACATCGTCTTCAGCCAGTTCACTGGCGCCGAGATGATGGCCGAGAAGTACGGTCTCTCCAAGGACGAGCTCGACGAGTACTCCTACAACAGCCATCAGCGCGCGATCGCGGCAACGCAGGCCGGCCGTTTCAGGACGGAGATCGTGCCGCTCGAGATCACCCGCGCCGACGGGTCCAAGGACACCCATCACATCGACGAGGGCATCCGCTTCGATGCCACACTCGACGGCATCAAGGGCGTCAAGCTGATCGCCGAGAACGGCAAGCTCTCCGCGGCCAGCGCCAGCCAGATCTGCGACGGCGCCTCCGGCGTGATGGTGGTGAACGAGCGCGGCCTCAAGCAGCTCGGCGTGAAGCCGCTGGCGCGCGTCCATCACATGACCATGATGGGCGGCGATCCCGTGATCATGCTGGACGCACCGCTGCACGCCACCAAGCGCGCGCTGGAAAAGGCCGGCATGACGATCGACGACATCGACCTGTTCGAGGTCAACGAGGCCTTTGCCTCGGTGCCGACCGGGTGGCTCAAGACCACCGGCGCCGATCCGGAACGTCTCAACGTCAATGGCGGCGCCATCGCGCTCGGCCATCCGCTCGGCGGCTCCGGCACCAAGCTGATGACGACCCTGGTGCATGCCCTGCATCAGCGCGGCAAGCGCTATGGCCTGCAGACCATGTGCGAGGGTGGCGGCATGGCCAACGTGACGATCGTGGAGCGGCTGTAA
- a CDS encoding acyl-CoA synthetase encodes MTHPSIHARATPDKIAYQMAGTGKAITYRELDELSNQGAHLFRSLGLKAGDHIALLMENRLAFMEICWAAQRSGLYYTAISRYLKQDEIDYIIADCGAKVVITTPKCADQIKALIKGAPGEPVFYMMDEPQAGFRSYDKEAAAQPTTPIADEVAGYDMLYSSGTTGRPKGIKKAFEGKPIDEPNAFLRVLCANMCGMNAETIYLSPAPLYHAAPLRFNMMAILLGGTSIIMEHFDAEDFLRLVEKYKVTHAQLVPTMFVRMLKLPDEVRIRYDVSTLKGAIHAAAPCPVEVKAKMIEWWGPILIEYYAGSEGNGVTVCNSKEWLEHRGSVGRAVVGKIKILDENDEEQPTGEIGTVYFADAPVFTYHNDPEKTKKAYNAKGWSTLGDVGYLDSEGFLFLTDRKSYMIISGGVNIYPQETEDVLITHPEVADVAVFGVPNEEMGEEVKAVVQPHDPKRAGKELEADLIAYCKSRLSTIKCPRSIDFEAELPRTPTGKLVKRHLRDKYWPKTAAKI; translated from the coding sequence ATGACCCATCCCTCCATCCACGCCCGCGCCACGCCCGACAAGATCGCCTATCAGATGGCCGGGACCGGCAAGGCGATCACCTATCGCGAGCTCGACGAGCTCTCGAACCAGGGCGCGCACCTGTTCCGCTCGCTCGGGCTGAAGGCCGGCGACCACATCGCGCTGCTGATGGAGAACCGCCTCGCCTTCATGGAGATCTGCTGGGCGGCGCAACGCAGCGGGCTCTATTACACCGCGATCAGCCGCTATTTGAAGCAGGACGAGATCGACTACATCATCGCCGACTGCGGCGCCAAGGTCGTGATCACGACGCCGAAATGCGCCGACCAGATCAAGGCCCTGATCAAGGGTGCGCCCGGCGAGCCGGTCTTCTACATGATGGACGAGCCGCAAGCCGGCTTCCGCTCCTACGACAAGGAGGCCGCCGCGCAGCCGACAACGCCGATCGCCGACGAGGTCGCCGGCTATGACATGCTGTATTCGTCGGGCACCACCGGCCGGCCCAAGGGCATCAAGAAGGCGTTCGAAGGCAAGCCGATCGACGAGCCGAACGCGTTTCTGCGTGTCCTCTGCGCCAACATGTGCGGCATGAACGCCGAGACTATTTATCTCTCACCGGCCCCGCTCTATCACGCGGCTCCCTTGCGCTTCAACATGATGGCAATCCTGCTCGGCGGCACCTCCATCATCATGGAGCACTTTGACGCCGAAGATTTCCTGAGGCTGGTCGAAAAATACAAGGTCACCCACGCGCAGCTCGTGCCGACCATGTTCGTGCGCATGCTGAAGCTGCCGGACGAGGTCCGCATCCGCTACGACGTCTCGACCCTGAAGGGCGCGATCCACGCTGCCGCGCCCTGCCCGGTCGAGGTCAAGGCCAAGATGATTGAATGGTGGGGGCCGATCCTGATCGAGTACTACGCGGGTTCCGAAGGCAACGGCGTCACCGTCTGCAACTCGAAAGAATGGCTGGAGCACCGCGGCAGCGTCGGCCGCGCCGTGGTCGGCAAGATCAAGATTCTGGACGAGAACGACGAGGAGCAGCCGACGGGCGAGATTGGCACGGTCTATTTCGCCGATGCGCCGGTTTTCACCTATCACAACGATCCCGAGAAGACGAAGAAGGCCTACAACGCAAAAGGCTGGTCGACGCTCGGCGACGTCGGCTATCTCGACAGTGAGGGCTTTCTCTTTCTCACCGACCGCAAGTCCTACATGATCATCTCGGGCGGCGTGAATATCTACCCGCAGGAGACCGAGGACGTGCTCATCACCCACCCCGAAGTCGCCGACGTCGCCGTGTTCGGTGTGCCGAACGAGGAGATGGGCGAAGAGGTCAAGGCGGTGGTGCAGCCGCACGATCCCAAGCGCGCCGGCAAGGAGCTCGAGGCCGACCTGATCGCCTACTGCAAGAGCCGCCTCTCGACGATCAAATGCCCGCGCTCGATCGATTTCGAAGCCGAGCTGCCGCGCACGCCAACCGGCAAGCTGGTGAAGCGGCATTTGCGCGACAAATATTGGCCGAAGACGGCGGCGAAGATCTAG
- a CDS encoding methylated-DNA--[protein]-cysteine S-methyltransferase, giving the protein MTDQHFALFDSKIGLCAIAWGPRGINGTQLPMGGEQKIRTRISQRHADASEAEPTVDLQQAIDRITKLLAGEPDDLTDIPLDLDGVPDFNRGVYAIARTIPPGKTVTYGDIAKQLGGVELSREVGQALGRNPCPIVVPCHRVLAAGNKPGGFSANGGVVTKLKMLEIEGALVNHTPSLFD; this is encoded by the coding sequence ATGACCGACCAGCATTTTGCCCTGTTCGATAGCAAGATCGGCCTGTGCGCCATTGCCTGGGGTCCGCGCGGTATCAACGGCACGCAACTGCCGATGGGCGGCGAGCAGAAGATCCGCACCCGCATCAGCCAGCGCCATGCCGACGCCAGCGAGGCCGAGCCGACCGTCGACCTGCAGCAGGCGATCGACCGCATCACAAAGCTGCTCGCGGGCGAGCCGGATGACCTCACCGACATCCCGCTCGACCTCGACGGCGTGCCCGACTTCAACCGCGGCGTCTACGCGATCGCCCGCACCATTCCGCCGGGCAAGACCGTCACCTATGGCGACATCGCCAAGCAGCTCGGCGGTGTCGAGCTGTCGCGCGAGGTCGGCCAGGCGCTCGGCCGCAATCCGTGCCCGATCGTCGTGCCCTGCCATCGCGTGCTGGCGGCCGGCAACAAGCCCGGCGGCTTCTCCGCGAACGGCGGCGTGGTGACGAAGCTGAAGATGCTGGAGATCGAAGGCGCGCTGGTGAACCACACGCCGAGCTTGTTCGACTAA
- a CDS encoding alpha/beta fold hydrolase — protein sequence MQSLHVNGYDMPYLDVGEDRGRPPLVCVHGSLNDFRVWGCVLGPLSQRHRLIAVSLRHFFPAQWDGVGDTYSIAQHVDDVIAFINELDLGPVDLMGHSRGGHICFRVAQRRPELLRRLVLAEPGGELDASLDPDYAGGPSPLLARFTASAEKIAAGDIDGGLAVFVDTLEGAGTWPRLPALVKQNLRDNAFTLIGQVRDNRPPFSKTDAESIKMPTLFILGARTKGLLPKVLHALAAYVPYSRTAVIPNATHPMFEQAPQKYSEVVLDFLAG from the coding sequence ATGCAAAGCCTCCACGTCAACGGATACGACATGCCCTATCTCGACGTGGGCGAAGACCGAGGCCGGCCGCCGCTGGTTTGCGTGCACGGCTCGCTCAACGACTTCCGTGTCTGGGGCTGCGTGCTCGGTCCGCTGTCGCAGCGGCACCGGCTGATCGCCGTCAGCCTGCGGCACTTCTTCCCGGCGCAATGGGACGGCGTCGGCGACACCTATTCGATCGCCCAGCATGTTGACGACGTCATCGCCTTCATCAATGAACTCGACCTCGGCCCGGTCGATTTGATGGGCCATTCCCGCGGCGGGCACATCTGCTTCCGCGTGGCGCAGCGGCGGCCGGAGCTGCTTCGGCGGCTGGTACTGGCCGAGCCCGGCGGCGAGCTCGATGCGAGCCTCGATCCTGATTATGCCGGCGGTCCCTCGCCGCTGCTGGCGCGGTTCACGGCCTCGGCCGAGAAGATCGCGGCCGGTGACATCGACGGCGGCCTTGCCGTCTTCGTCGACACGCTTGAAGGCGCCGGCACCTGGCCGCGGCTGCCGGCGCTGGTGAAGCAGAATCTGCGCGACAATGCCTTCACCCTGATCGGCCAGGTCCGCGACAACCGCCCGCCATTCTCGAAGACGGACGCGGAGTCCATCAAAATGCCGACGCTGTTCATCCTGGGCGCACGGACCAAGGGCCTGCTGCCGAAGGTGCTGCATGCGCTTGCCGCGTATGTGCCGTATTCCAGGACGGCCGTCATCCCGAACGCAACGCATCCGATGTTCGAGCAGGCGCCGCAGAAATACTCCGAAGTGGTGCTGGATTTTCTGGCGGGCTGA